The proteins below come from a single Geobacillus thermoleovorans genomic window:
- the rimP gene encoding ribosome maturation factor RimP, translating into MSKKVTETVEQLVTPILDEMGLELVDIEYVKEGKNWFLRVFIDSDDGVDIEQCGAVSEKLSEKLDEVDPIPHNYFLEVSSPGAERPLKKAKDFAKAIGKNVYIKTYEPIEGEKQFEGELTAFDGTTVTLLVKDRGRQKTVAIPYEKVASARLAVIFF; encoded by the coding sequence ATGAGCAAAAAGGTGACAGAAACGGTCGAACAACTCGTCACACCGATTTTGGACGAAATGGGGCTTGAACTCGTCGATATTGAATATGTGAAGGAAGGGAAAAATTGGTTTTTGCGCGTCTTCATTGACTCTGACGATGGCGTCGATATTGAACAATGCGGTGCTGTCAGCGAAAAATTGAGCGAAAAGCTGGATGAAGTCGATCCGATTCCGCATAACTATTTTTTGGAAGTATCATCGCCCGGAGCAGAGCGGCCGCTGAAAAAGGCAAAAGATTTTGCCAAGGCCATTGGGAAAAATGTATATATCAAAACGTATGAGCCCATTGAAGGAGAAAAGCAGTTTGAAGGCGAACTAACCGCTTTTGACGGAACGACCGTGACGCTGTTGGTCAAAGACCGCGGACGGCAAAAAACGGTCGCCATTCCGTATGAAAAAGTGGCAAGCGCCCGATTAGCCGTCATTTTCTTCTAA
- the nusA gene encoding transcription termination factor NusA produces the protein MNTQLLEALADLMREKGISKEVVMEAIEAAIVSAYKRNFGQAQNVRVDLNMDTGTIRVFARKDVVEEVADPRLEISLEDAQRINPNYQIGDVVELEVTPRDFGRIAAQTAKQVVTQRVREAERSIIYAEFVDREEDIMTGIVQRVDPRFVYVSLGKAEALLPANEQMPNETYKPHDRLKVYITKVEKTTKGPQIFVSRTHPGLLKRLFELEVPEIYDGTVEIKSIAREAGDRSKISVHSDNPEVDPVGACVGPRGQRVQAIVDELNGEKIDIVRWSADPVEFVANALSPAKVLRVIVNEEQKATTVIVPDYQLSLAIGKRGQNARLAAKLTGWKIDIKSESEAREMGIDPHAPSTSLDFSDAAADNENSEENGPSFDQSAEIE, from the coding sequence ATGAACACGCAATTGCTTGAGGCGTTAGCCGATCTGATGCGGGAAAAAGGCATCAGCAAAGAAGTCGTGATGGAAGCGATCGAAGCGGCGATCGTTTCAGCGTATAAACGCAATTTCGGCCAGGCGCAAAACGTGCGCGTCGATCTCAATATGGACACCGGCACGATCCGCGTGTTCGCGCGCAAAGATGTCGTCGAAGAGGTGGCCGATCCGCGCCTTGAAATTTCGCTTGAGGACGCGCAGCGGATCAATCCGAATTATCAAATCGGCGACGTCGTCGAGCTCGAAGTGACGCCGCGCGATTTCGGGCGCATCGCCGCACAGACGGCGAAGCAAGTCGTCACCCAGCGCGTGCGCGAGGCAGAGCGGAGCATCATCTACGCCGAATTTGTCGACCGTGAAGAGGACATTATGACCGGCATCGTTCAGCGTGTCGACCCGCGCTTTGTCTACGTCAGCCTCGGCAAGGCGGAGGCGCTCCTGCCGGCAAACGAACAAATGCCGAATGAAACCTATAAGCCGCACGACCGGTTGAAAGTATACATTACGAAAGTGGAAAAAACGACAAAAGGGCCGCAAATTTTCGTCTCCCGCACCCACCCGGGACTGTTGAAACGGCTGTTTGAGCTCGAAGTGCCGGAAATTTACGACGGAACGGTCGAGATTAAATCGATCGCCCGCGAAGCCGGCGACCGTTCGAAAATTTCCGTCCACTCCGACAACCCGGAAGTCGATCCGGTCGGCGCATGCGTCGGACCGAGAGGGCAACGCGTGCAGGCCATTGTTGATGAGCTGAACGGAGAAAAAATCGATATCGTCCGCTGGTCGGCCGATCCGGTGGAGTTTGTCGCCAACGCGTTAAGCCCGGCGAAAGTGTTGCGCGTCATTGTCAACGAGGAGCAAAAGGCGACGACGGTCATCGTTCCGGACTATCAGCTGTCGCTCGCCATCGGCAAACGCGGGCAAAACGCGCGGCTGGCGGCGAAATTGACCGGCTGGAAAATTGATATTAAAAGCGAATCGGAAGCGCGGGAGATGGGCATTGATCCGCATGCGCCATCCACTTCGCTTGATTTCAGCGATGCGGCGGCCGATAATGAAAATAGCGAAGAAAACGGCCCATCGTTTGATCAATCGGCGGAAATCGAGTGA
- the rnpM gene encoding RNase P modulator RnpM — protein MAAQKKIPLRKCVVTGEMKPKREMVRIVRSKEGEVSIDPTGKKAGRGAYITLDPECILQAKKKNILARHLKADIDDAIYDELLALAEKEKQAGHEA, from the coding sequence ATGGCAGCGCAAAAGAAAATTCCGTTGCGCAAATGCGTCGTCACTGGAGAGATGAAGCCGAAACGGGAGATGGTGCGCATCGTCCGCTCGAAAGAGGGGGAAGTGTCGATCGACCCAACCGGCAAAAAGGCGGGGCGCGGCGCGTATATTACCCTTGATCCGGAGTGCATTTTGCAGGCGAAAAAGAAAAACATTTTGGCCCGCCATTTAAAAGCAGACATCGATGATGCGATTTATGACGAATTGCTCGCCTTGGCGGAAAAGGAGAAACAGGCCGGACATGAAGCATAA
- a CDS encoding YlxQ family RNA-binding protein → MKHNRWASLLGLAQRAGKVVSGEELVVKEVQRGRARLVLLSQDASVNTEKKVTDKCTFYGVPLCKVPDRYVLGGAIGKDARVVVAVIDEGFARQLHTMLDRS, encoded by the coding sequence ATGAAGCATAACCGTTGGGCATCGCTGCTTGGATTGGCGCAGCGGGCGGGCAAAGTCGTCTCCGGCGAGGAGCTTGTCGTCAAAGAAGTGCAGCGGGGCCGGGCGCGGCTCGTCTTGCTTTCGCAAGACGCATCGGTCAACACCGAAAAAAAAGTGACGGACAAATGCACGTTTTATGGCGTCCCGCTTTGCAAAGTGCCGGACCGGTATGTGCTTGGCGGCGCGATCGGCAAGGACGCCCGTGTCGTTGTCGCTGTCATCGACGAAGGGTTTGCGCGCCAATTGCATACGATGCTCGACCGATCTTAA
- the infB gene encoding translation initiation factor IF-2: MSKMRVYEYAKKQNVPSKDVIHKLKEMNIEVNNHMAMLEADVVEKLDHQYRPNTGKKEEKKAEKKTEKPKRPTPAKAADFADEEIFDDSKEAAKMKPAKKKGAPKGKETKKTEAQQQEKKLLQAAKKKGKGPAKGKKQAAPAAKQAPQPAKKEKELPKKITFEGSLTVAELAKKLGREPSEIIKKLFMLGVMATINQDLDKDAIELICSDYGVEVEEKVTIDETNFEAIEIVDAPEDLVERPPVVTIMGHVDHGKTTLLDAIRHSKVTEQEAGGITQHIGAYQVTVNDKKITFLDTPGHEAFTTMRARGAQVTDIVILVVAADDGVMPQTVEAINHAKAANVPIIVAINKIDKPEANPDRVMQELMEYNLVPEEWGGDTIFCKLSAKTKEGLDHLLEMILLVSEMEELKANPNRRAVGTVIEAKLDKGRGPVATLLIQAGTLRVGDPIVVGTTYGRVRAMVNDSGRRVKEATPSMPVEITGLHEVPQAGDRFMVFEDEKKARQIAEARAQRQLQEQRSVKTRVSLDDLFEQIKQGEMKELNLIVKADVQGSVEALVAALQKIDVEGVRVKIIHAAVGAITESDISLATASNAIVIGFNVRPDANAKRAAESEKVDIRLHRIIYNVIEEIEAAMKGMLDPEYEEKVIGQAEVRQTFKVSKVGTIAGCYVTDGKITRDSKVRLIRQGIVVYEGEIDSLKRYKDDVREVAQGYECGLTIKNFNDIKEGDVIEAYIMQEVARA, from the coding sequence ATGTCGAAAATGCGTGTGTATGAATACGCGAAAAAACAGAACGTTCCAAGCAAGGACGTCATTCATAAATTGAAAGAAATGAACATTGAAGTGAACAACCATATGGCGATGCTGGAGGCTGATGTCGTCGAAAAACTCGACCATCAATATCGCCCGAACACCGGGAAAAAAGAAGAGAAAAAAGCGGAAAAGAAAACGGAGAAGCCGAAACGGCCGACGCCGGCGAAAGCGGCCGATTTTGCTGATGAGGAAATTTTTGACGACAGCAAAGAAGCGGCGAAAATGAAACCGGCGAAGAAAAAGGGAGCGCCAAAAGGGAAGGAAACGAAAAAAACCGAGGCGCAACAGCAAGAAAAGAAACTGCTCCAAGCGGCGAAAAAGAAAGGAAAAGGGCCGGCGAAAGGGAAAAAGCAGGCAGCACCAGCCGCAAAACAAGCGCCGCAGCCGGCGAAAAAAGAAAAAGAGCTGCCGAAAAAAATTACGTTTGAAGGCTCGCTTACCGTGGCCGAACTGGCGAAAAAGCTTGGCCGCGAACCGTCGGAAATTATTAAGAAGCTGTTTATGCTCGGCGTGATGGCGACAATCAACCAAGATTTAGACAAAGACGCCATCGAGCTCATCTGCTCAGATTACGGCGTTGAAGTCGAAGAAAAAGTGACGATCGATGAGACGAACTTTGAAGCGATCGAAATTGTCGATGCGCCGGAAGATTTGGTTGAACGGCCGCCGGTCGTGACGATCATGGGGCACGTCGACCACGGGAAAACGACGTTGCTTGATGCGATCCGCCACTCCAAAGTGACGGAGCAAGAAGCCGGCGGTATTACGCAACACATCGGTGCGTATCAAGTGACGGTCAATGACAAAAAAATTACGTTCCTCGATACGCCGGGGCATGAAGCGTTTACAACGATGCGGGCGCGCGGCGCGCAAGTGACCGATATCGTCATTCTTGTCGTTGCCGCGGATGACGGGGTGATGCCGCAGACGGTGGAAGCGATCAACCACGCCAAGGCGGCAAACGTGCCGATTATTGTCGCCATCAACAAAATCGATAAGCCGGAAGCGAACCCGGACCGCGTCATGCAAGAATTGATGGAATACAACCTCGTTCCGGAAGAATGGGGCGGCGATACGATTTTCTGCAAGTTGTCGGCGAAAACGAAAGAGGGCCTTGATCATCTTTTGGAAATGATTTTGCTTGTCAGTGAGATGGAAGAATTAAAAGCCAACCCGAACCGGCGTGCGGTCGGTACGGTGATCGAAGCGAAGCTTGATAAAGGGCGTGGCCCGGTGGCAACGCTTTTGATTCAAGCGGGAACGTTGCGTGTCGGCGATCCGATCGTCGTCGGCACAACATACGGGCGCGTGCGCGCGATGGTGAACGACAGCGGCCGGCGCGTCAAAGAGGCGACTCCGTCGATGCCAGTCGAAATTACTGGGCTGCATGAAGTGCCGCAAGCCGGCGACCGCTTCATGGTGTTTGAGGATGAGAAAAAGGCGCGGCAAATCGCGGAGGCGCGGGCGCAGCGGCAGCTGCAGGAGCAGCGAAGCGTCAAAACGCGCGTCAGCTTGGATGATTTGTTTGAACAAATTAAGCAAGGCGAAATGAAAGAGCTGAATTTGATCGTCAAAGCCGATGTTCAAGGATCGGTTGAGGCGCTTGTCGCCGCCTTGCAAAAAATCGATGTGGAAGGCGTGCGGGTGAAAATCATCCACGCGGCTGTCGGCGCCATCACCGAATCGGATATTTCGCTGGCGACGGCATCGAACGCCATCGTCATTGGATTTAACGTCCGTCCGGATGCAAACGCAAAGCGCGCCGCTGAATCGGAAAAAGTCGACATCCGCCTCCATCGCATCATTTACAATGTCATCGAGGAAATTGAAGCGGCGATGAAAGGGATGCTCGATCCGGAGTACGAAGAGAAAGTGATCGGTCAGGCGGAAGTGCGGCAAACGTTCAAAGTATCGAAAGTCGGCACGATCGCCGGTTGCTATGTCACGGACGGCAAAATCACCCGCGACAGCAAGGTGCGCCTCATTCGCCAAGGCATCGTCGTCTACGAAGGGGAAATCGATTCGCTCAAGCGGTATAAAGACGATGTGCGCGAAGTGGCGCAAGGGTATGAATGCGGGCTGACGATCAAAAACTTCAATGATATCAAAGAAGGAGATGTCATCGAAGCATACATCATGCAGGAAGTGGCCCGGGCATGA
- a CDS encoding DUF503 domain-containing protein: protein MIGFAACECIIYNARSLKDKRAVLQRVMTRIRQKYNVSVAEIDHQDAWQRATIGLVAITSSRRATERELERALALIDSFPELERAATSFEWL, encoded by the coding sequence ATGATCGGCTTCGCTGCGTGCGAATGCATCATCTACAACGCCCGCTCGCTCAAGGATAAACGGGCCGTCCTGCAGCGGGTCATGACAAGAATCCGGCAAAAATATAACGTCTCTGTGGCCGAAATCGATCATCAAGACGCATGGCAACGAGCGACCATCGGCCTTGTTGCCATTACGTCCAGCCGCCGGGCGACCGAACGGGAGCTCGAGCGTGCGCTTGCTTTGATCGACTCGTTCCCTGAGCTGGAGCGGGCGGCCACATCATTCGAGTGGTTGTAA
- the rbfA gene encoding 30S ribosome-binding factor RbfA: MNIRATRVGEQMKKELSDIISRRLKDPRIGFVTVTDVRVTGDLQQAKVYISVLGDDKQQEETLKALEKAKGFIRSEIGQRIRLRKTPEIFFEIDETIEYGSRIEQLIRQISSDDHPAKEADGEPNNG; encoded by the coding sequence ATGAATATACGGGCAACTCGCGTTGGCGAGCAAATGAAAAAAGAGTTGAGCGACATCATCAGCCGCAGGCTGAAAGACCCGCGCATCGGCTTTGTCACGGTGACCGATGTGCGGGTCACCGGTGATTTGCAACAGGCGAAAGTGTACATCAGCGTCCTTGGCGATGACAAGCAGCAGGAAGAGACGTTGAAGGCGCTCGAGAAAGCGAAAGGGTTTATCCGTTCGGAAATCGGGCAGCGCATCCGCCTTCGCAAGACGCCGGAAATTTTCTTTGAAATCGATGAAACGATTGAATACGGCAGCCGCATCGAACAGCTGATTCGGCAAATTTCAAGCGATGACCACCCGGCGAAAGAGGCGGATGGGGAGCCGAACAATGGATAG
- the ribF gene encoding bifunctional riboflavin kinase/FAD synthetase — protein sequence METLFLSHPHRLERQALPPTVMALGYFDGIHLGHQKVIRTAVEIANERGYESAVMTFHPHPSVVLGKQSELRSITPLGKKEQLIASLGVNRLYIVEFTPTFAALSPEAFVDQYLDGLHVKHVVAGFDFTYGRFGKGTMETMPIHARGRFGQTVIPKLAVDGEKVSSSRVRKLLEDGAVEQLPRLLGRFYELEGTVVAGERRGRMIGFPTANIALNSDYALPAVGVYAVKAVIGGQVYEGVANVGYKPTFHKTREGLPNIEVHLFEFSGDIYGQTMTIEWHRRLRSEQKFTSVDELTAQIARDKKEAEQYFRCFSEKTCILPEKEVF from the coding sequence ATGGAAACGCTGTTTCTTTCGCATCCCCACCGTCTCGAACGCCAGGCGCTCCCTCCGACGGTGATGGCGCTGGGCTATTTCGACGGCATCCACCTCGGCCATCAAAAAGTGATCCGCACCGCGGTCGAGATCGCCAACGAGCGTGGGTACGAAAGCGCGGTGATGACGTTTCATCCTCATCCGTCCGTTGTGCTTGGCAAACAGTCCGAGCTGCGCTCGATCACGCCGCTTGGCAAAAAGGAGCAGCTGATTGCATCACTTGGCGTCAACCGGCTGTACATCGTTGAATTTACGCCGACGTTTGCTGCGCTGTCGCCAGAAGCGTTCGTTGACCAATATTTGGACGGGTTGCACGTGAAACATGTCGTCGCCGGCTTCGATTTCACTTATGGGCGGTTCGGAAAAGGAACGATGGAGACGATGCCGATTCATGCGCGCGGCCGCTTTGGACAGACGGTCATTCCGAAGCTCGCGGTCGACGGGGAAAAAGTGAGCTCGTCCCGGGTGCGGAAACTGCTCGAAGACGGGGCGGTCGAACAGCTTCCCCGCCTGCTCGGCCGCTTTTATGAGCTTGAAGGAACGGTCGTTGCCGGGGAACGGCGCGGGCGGATGATCGGCTTTCCAACGGCGAACATCGCTTTAAACAGCGATTATGCCTTGCCGGCAGTCGGCGTCTATGCAGTCAAGGCGGTGATCGGCGGGCAAGTATATGAAGGGGTGGCGAACGTCGGCTACAAACCGACGTTCCATAAAACGCGCGAAGGATTGCCGAATATTGAGGTGCACTTATTCGAGTTTTCCGGCGATATTTATGGACAAACGATGACCATTGAGTGGCACCGCCGTCTGCGGAGCGAGCAGAAGTTTACCAGTGTCGATGAACTGACGGCGCAAATCGCCCGCGACAAGAAAGAGGCGGAGCAGTATTTCCGCTGTTTCAGCGAAAAGACTTGCATTTTGCCGGAAAAAGAGGTATTCTAA
- the rpsO gene encoding 30S ribosomal protein S15, translating into MALTQERKREIIEQFKIHENDTGSPEVQVAILTEQINNLNEHLRIHKKDHHSRRGLLKMVGKRRNLLAYLRKKDVARYRELIEKLGLRR; encoded by the coding sequence ATGGCATTGACGCAGGAGCGCAAACGCGAAATCATCGAGCAGTTTAAAATCCATGAGAACGACACTGGTTCTCCGGAAGTGCAAGTTGCGATCCTGACGGAGCAAATCAACAACTTGAACGAGCATTTGCGCATTCATAAAAAAGACCATCATTCACGGCGCGGCTTGCTGAAAATGGTCGGGAAGCGCCGCAACTTATTGGCCTACTTGCGCAAGAAAGATGTGGCGCGCTACCGTGAATTGATTGAGAAACTTGGATTACGTCGATAA
- the pnp gene encoding polyribonucleotide nucleotidyltransferase: MEQEKRVFSIDVAGRPLIVETGELAKQANGAALVRYGDTVVLSTATASREAKNVDFFPLTVNYEERLYAVGKIPGGFIKREGRPSEKAILVSRLIDRPIRPLFAEGFRNEVQVVSMVMSVDQDCAPEVAALIGSSVALTISDIPFEGPIAGVIVGRVDGQFVINPTVEQMEKSDLHLVVAGTKDAINMVEAGADEVPEEVILEAIMFGHEEVKRLIAFQEEIAAQVGKEKMEVVLYEPDPALEAEIRQLAEADIKRAVQVPEKLARDAAIEDVKAGVIAKYEAEEADEEKLKQVQEILHKLVKEEVRRLITVEKIRPDGRKVDEIRPLSSAVGVLPRTHGSGLFTRGQTQVLSVCTLGALGDVQILDGLDLEESKRFMHHYNFPPFSVGETGPMRGPGRREIGHGALGERALEPVVPSEREFPYTIRLVSEVLESNGSTSQASICASTLAMMDAGVPIKAPVAGIAMGLVKNDDHYTILTDIQGIEDHLGDMDFKVAGTRKGVTALQMDIKIKGLTREILEEALMQARKGRLEILDHMMQTLSEPRKELSKYAPKILIMHINPDKIREVIGPSGKQINKIIDETGVKIDIEQDGTIFISSVDEAANQKAKQIIEDIVREVEVGQVYLGKVKRIEKFGAFVELFNGKDGLVHISELAEGRVGKVEDVVSIGDEILVKVTEIDKQGRVNLSRKAVLRDARNIGGELPRESREKRGRRPERHRMKP, translated from the coding sequence ATGGAACAAGAGAAACGCGTGTTTTCCATCGATGTGGCCGGGCGGCCGCTCATCGTCGAAACCGGCGAGCTGGCGAAACAGGCGAATGGCGCGGCGCTCGTCCGCTACGGCGATACGGTCGTGTTGAGCACAGCCACCGCGTCGCGAGAGGCGAAAAACGTTGACTTTTTCCCGCTTACCGTCAACTACGAGGAACGGTTGTATGCGGTTGGAAAAATTCCTGGCGGGTTTATTAAGCGCGAAGGTCGCCCGAGCGAGAAAGCCATTTTGGTGAGCCGTCTCATCGACCGACCGATTCGCCCGCTGTTTGCCGAAGGATTCCGCAACGAAGTGCAAGTCGTCTCGATGGTCATGAGCGTTGATCAAGACTGCGCGCCGGAAGTAGCGGCCTTAATCGGTTCGTCGGTGGCGCTGACGATTTCCGACATTCCGTTTGAAGGGCCGATCGCCGGTGTCATCGTCGGCCGCGTTGACGGCCAGTTTGTCATCAATCCGACGGTCGAGCAAATGGAAAAAAGCGATCTGCATCTTGTCGTCGCCGGCACAAAAGATGCGATCAACATGGTGGAAGCCGGGGCGGATGAGGTGCCGGAAGAAGTGATTTTGGAAGCGATCATGTTCGGCCATGAGGAAGTGAAGCGGCTCATCGCCTTCCAAGAGGAAATCGCCGCCCAAGTCGGCAAAGAAAAAATGGAAGTCGTCCTTTACGAGCCGGATCCAGCGCTGGAGGCGGAAATCCGCCAGCTTGCCGAAGCGGACATTAAGCGAGCGGTGCAAGTGCCGGAGAAACTGGCGCGCGATGCTGCCATTGAAGATGTGAAAGCTGGCGTCATCGCCAAATATGAGGCGGAAGAAGCGGATGAGGAGAAGCTCAAGCAAGTACAGGAAATTTTGCATAAACTCGTAAAAGAGGAAGTGCGCCGTTTGATCACGGTCGAGAAAATCCGTCCGGACGGGCGCAAAGTCGATGAAATCCGTCCGCTTTCATCGGCGGTCGGCGTCCTGCCGCGCACGCACGGCTCCGGTTTGTTTACGCGCGGGCAGACGCAAGTGTTGAGCGTTTGTACGCTTGGGGCGCTTGGTGATGTGCAAATTTTGGACGGGCTTGACCTTGAAGAATCGAAGCGGTTTATGCACCATTACAACTTCCCGCCGTTTTCCGTCGGGGAAACCGGGCCGATGCGCGGGCCGGGGCGTCGTGAAATCGGACACGGGGCGCTTGGCGAACGGGCGCTCGAGCCGGTCGTGCCGTCGGAGCGCGAATTCCCGTATACGATCCGCCTCGTTTCCGAAGTGCTGGAGTCGAACGGCTCGACATCGCAGGCCAGCATTTGCGCCAGCACGCTGGCGATGATGGATGCTGGGGTGCCGATTAAAGCACCGGTCGCCGGCATTGCCATGGGGCTTGTGAAAAACGACGACCATTACACGATTTTGACAGACATTCAAGGCATCGAAGACCATCTTGGCGATATGGACTTTAAAGTCGCCGGCACGAGAAAAGGCGTGACGGCATTGCAAATGGACATTAAAATCAAAGGATTGACGCGCGAGATTTTGGAAGAGGCGCTCATGCAAGCGCGCAAAGGGCGGCTCGAGATTTTGGATCATATGATGCAAACGCTCAGCGAACCGCGCAAAGAGCTGTCCAAATATGCACCGAAAATTTTGATCATGCACATCAACCCGGACAAAATCCGGGAGGTGATCGGACCAAGCGGCAAGCAGATCAACAAAATCATCGACGAAACCGGCGTCAAAATCGACATCGAACAAGACGGCACGATTTTCATCTCGTCTGTGGATGAAGCGGCCAACCAAAAAGCGAAGCAAATCATCGAAGACATCGTCCGCGAAGTCGAAGTCGGCCAAGTGTACTTAGGCAAAGTGAAACGGATTGAAAAATTCGGCGCCTTCGTTGAGTTGTTCAACGGCAAAGACGGGCTTGTCCATATTTCCGAGCTCGCTGAAGGGCGGGTCGGCAAAGTCGAAGACGTCGTTTCGATTGGCGATGAAATTTTAGTGAAAGTAACGGAAATCGATAAGCAAGGGCGCGTCAACCTGTCGCGCAAAGCGGTGTTGCGCGATGCCCGCAACATTGGAGGGGAACTGCCGCGGGAATCTAGGGAAAAACGAGGAAGACGGCCGGAGCGCCATCGCATGAAGCCTTAG
- a CDS encoding polysaccharide deacetylase family protein: protein MNNGIARYMALAVMFLAAWAAVHWPPVGDYIASWRPMETTAMKERDKLYDTIVKQAKQYEIPAQDAVIDKVWKATPGYNGLAVDIDASYQNMKKTGMFDERKLVFRQVPPRVHLDDLPPAPIYRGHPDKPMVAFAVNVAWGEEYLPDMLETMKKYNVKATFFLEGRWVKKHPEMAKMIADAGHEIGNHSYSHPDMKTLAVDNIRRELEKTNEVIEAATSVKCKWFAPPSGSYRDEVVEVAAELGMKTILWSVDTIDWQKPSPSVIVKRVTSKVHPGAIILMHPTMPTAAALDELIISIKQKGYALGSLTALFDEKRLANKQEEHGVD from the coding sequence GTGAACAACGGAATTGCCCGCTATATGGCGCTAGCGGTCATGTTTCTTGCCGCCTGGGCGGCGGTTCATTGGCCTCCGGTTGGCGATTACATCGCGAGCTGGCGCCCGATGGAAACAACCGCGATGAAAGAGCGCGACAAGCTGTACGACACGATCGTCAAACAAGCGAAGCAATATGAAATTCCCGCCCAAGATGCGGTCATCGATAAAGTATGGAAGGCGACGCCCGGCTACAACGGGCTCGCCGTCGACATTGACGCCTCCTATCAAAACATGAAGAAAACGGGGATGTTTGATGAGCGAAAACTCGTGTTCCGTCAAGTGCCCCCGCGCGTCCATTTGGACGATTTGCCGCCGGCGCCGATTTACCGCGGCCATCCTGACAAGCCGATGGTGGCGTTTGCGGTCAATGTCGCTTGGGGGGAAGAATACCTCCCCGACATGCTTGAGACGATGAAAAAATACAATGTCAAGGCGACGTTCTTTTTGGAAGGACGATGGGTAAAAAAACACCCGGAGATGGCAAAAATGATAGCAGACGCCGGCCATGAAATCGGCAACCATTCCTACAGCCATCCCGATATGAAAACGCTCGCTGTCGACAACATCCGCCGCGAGCTCGAAAAAACAAACGAAGTGATTGAGGCGGCGACATCGGTTAAATGCAAATGGTTTGCCCCGCCAAGCGGCAGCTACCGCGACGAGGTCGTCGAGGTCGCCGCGGAACTCGGCATGAAAACGATTCTATGGAGCGTCGATACAATTGATTGGCAAAAACCGTCGCCATCTGTTATAGTGAAACGGGTGACATCGAAAGTTCATCCTGGCGCCATCATTTTGATGCACCCAACGATGCCGACGGCGGCTGCACTTGACGAGCTGATCATCTCGATTAAGCAAAAAGGCTACGCCCTAGGCAGCTTGACGGCCTTATTCGATGAGAAAAGACTGGCAAACAAACAGGAGGAACATGGAGTTGATTAA